From a single Nicotiana tomentosiformis chromosome 2, ASM39032v3, whole genome shotgun sequence genomic region:
- the LOC104108938 gene encoding heavy metal-associated isoprenylated plant protein 6-like, producing the protein MGEKKEETKVKGAEKKNEGGEKKGDNTATIVLKLDLHCEGCAKKVRRFIRHSEGVEDVKSDCESGKLTVKGNVDPSWLRERVEIKTKKKVELISSPPKKDGGSGGAGGDKKSNDKTEKKTEDKKDEEKKPKEPQVSTVVLKIRMHCDGCAHKTKRIIKKIKGVQEVTIESEKDLVTIKGIVDIKKLIPYLTDKLKQNVEVVTPKKDDSGGEKKGKESGNDKKEKESAAAAEKKDGESKEKKTEVINKMEYYGYNSNTYYAMPMHNQSHMNQDYGLTTYDPRYAHTGYAVEYAHQPQYAPPPPPPTYLNAPQMFSDENPNGCTIM; encoded by the exons ATGGGCGAG AAAAAAGAAGAAACCAAAGTTAAAGGAGCAGAGAAGAAGAATGAAGGCGGAGAGAAGAAGGGTGATAACACTGCCACCATAGTGTTAAAGCTCGATTTGCATTGTGAAGGTTGTGCCAAGAAAGTCAGACGTTTCATTCGCCACTCCGaag GTGTGGAAGACGTGAAATCGGACTGTGAAAGTGGAAAATTGACAGTGAAAGGGAATGTGGACCCCTCATGGCTCCGGGAAAGGGTGGAGATCAAGACCAAAAAGAAGGTGGAGCTGATATCATCGCCGCCGAAAAAGGACGGCGGCAGTGGCGGCGCCGGTGGAGATAAAAAATCTAATGACAAAACTGAGAAAAAGACAGAGGACAAGAAGGACGAGGAGAAGAAACCTAAAGAG CCTCAAGTAAGCACTGTGGTGTTGAAGATTCGGATGCACTGTGACGGGTGTGCACATAAAACAAAACGAATTATAAAAAAGATTAAAG GGGTACAAGAGGTGACTATAGAATCAGAAAAAGATTTGGTCACGATAAAGGGGATAGTGGATATAAAGAAGCTAATTCCTTACTTAACAGATAAATTGAAGCAAAATGTTGAAGTTGTTACACCAAAGAAAGACGATAGTGGTGGTGAAAAGAAAGGCAAAGAGAGTGGCAATGACAAGAAGGAGAAAGAGAGTGCCGCCGCCGCCGAGAAAAAAGACGGCGAATCGAAAGAGAAGAAGACAGAAGTGATCAACAAAATGGAATACTATGGTTACAACTCAAATACATATTATGCAATGCCTATGCATAATCAAAGTCATATGAATCAAGATTATGGCTTGACAACGTACGATCCACGTTATGCTCATACAGGCTATGCGGTAGAGTATGCACACCAACCACAATATGCGCCACCACCTCCTCCACCAACGTATTTAAACGCACCGCAAATGTTCAGTGATGAAAATCCTAATGGTTGCACCATCATGTGA